The following are encoded together in the Natator depressus isolate rNatDep1 chromosome 10, rNatDep2.hap1, whole genome shotgun sequence genome:
- the SEMA6D gene encoding semaphorin-6D isoform X1 encodes MRLLLLCACLMLLTVSRCLAVSFPEDADPINVVDYHYSRQYPVFKGRPSGNESQHRLDFQLMLKIRDTLYIAGRDQVYTVNLNEVPKAEVTPSKKLTWRSRQQDRENCAMKGKHKDECHNFIKVFVPRNDEMVFVCGTNAFNPMCRYYWLNTLEYDGEEISGLARCPFDARQTNVALFADGKLYSATVADFLASDAVIYRSMGDGSALRTIKYDSKWIKEPHFLHAIEYGNYVYFFFREIAVEHNNLGKAVYSRVARICKNDMGGSQRVLEKHWTSFLKARLNCSVPGDSFFYFDVLQSITDIIEINGVPTVVGVFTTQLNSIPGSAVCAFSMDDIEKVFKGRFKEQKTPDSVWTAVPEDKVPKPRPGCCAKHGLAEAYKTSIDFPDETLSFIKSHPLMDSAVPSVIEEPWFTKTRVRYRLTAVAVDHSAGPYQNYTVIFVGSEAGVVLKILAKTRSFSLNDSVLLEEIDAYNHAKCNAESEEDRKVISLQLDKEHHAIFVAFSSCVIRIPLSRCEHHGSCKKSCIASRDPYCGWLDQGACGRVKPGMLFSLFVSYNHSTGGYEQDVEYGNTGQLGDCHEILPTTTTPDYKIFGDPTSDMELSSASITTMASIPVISPKVIGSWKPKVTGSRKFVVQDDPNTSDYSDPLSGVPKGVRWEVQSGDSNQMVHMNVLITCVFAAFVLGAFLAGVAVYCYRDIFVRKSRKIHKDAESAQSCTDSSGSFAKLNGLFDSPVKEYQQNIDSPKLYTNLLSSRKELPPNGDTKSMIMDPRGQPPELAALPTPESTPVLQQKTLQVMKSQSDKAHSNLNASRKETPLKSPQFFPSSPPPHSPLSHGHIPSAIVLPNATHDYNTSFSNSNAHKADKKMQNIDHPLTKPSSKRDHRRSVDSRNTLNDFLKHLNETPNNPKSIMGDIQVAHQTLMLDPMGNMSEIPPKVPNREASLYSPPSTLPRNSPTKRVDVPTTPAVPMTSLDRQRGYHKNSSQRHSISALPKNLNSPNGVLLSRQPSITRGGYMPPATGTKMDYMQGTPVSVHLQPSLSRQSSYTSNGTLPRTGIKRTPSIKPDVPPKPSFVPQTTSVRPLNKYSY; translated from the exons ATGAGGCTGCTTCTGCTTTGTGCTTGTCTGATGCTATTGACTGTGTCCCGGTGCCTAGCTGTCAGCTTTCCTGAAGACGCTGACCCTATTAATGTTGTTGACTACCATT ATTCAAGGCAATATCCAGTATTTAAAGGACGCCCTTCAGGCAATGAATCTCAACACAGGCTGGACTTTCAACTGATGTTGAAAATTCGAGACACACTTTATATCGCTGGCAG GGATCAAGTTTATACAGTAAACTTAAATGAAGTTCCCAAGGCAGAAGTTACTCCAAGCAAA aaattaaccTGGAGATCGAGACAGCAGGACAGAGAGAACTGTGCCATGAAAGGCAAACACAAA GATGAATGCCATAACTTTATTAAAGTCTTTGTTCCCAGAAATGATGAGATGGTTTTTGTCTGTGGTACAAATGCATTTAACCCCATGTGCAGATACTACTGG CTGAATACCTTAGAGTATGACGGAGAGGAAATTAGCGGATTGGCAAGATGCCCATTTGATGCCAGACAAACCAACGTTGCCCTCTTTGCTG ATGGGAAATTGTATTCAGCAACAGTAGCAGATTTTCTAGCAAGCGATGCTGTTATTTACCGCAGCATGGGAGATGGATCTGCCCTAAGAACAATAAAATACGATTCCAAATGGATAAAag AACCACATTTCCTCCATGCCATAGAATATGGCAACTATGTTTATTTCTTCTTTCGAGAAATTGCTGTAGAGCACAATAATTTAGGCAAG GCTGTGTATTCCCGTGTGGCACGCATATGCAAAAATGACATGGGTGGCTCCCAAAGAGTGCTGGAAAAACACTGGACTTCATTCCTAAAAGCTCGGCTCAACTGTTCTGTTCCCGGGGATTCATTTTTCTACTTTGATGTTCTGCAGTCGATCACAGACATAATAGAAATCAATGGAGTCCCTACTGTTGTCGGTGTATTCACCACACAGCTTAACAG CATCCCTGGTTCAGCAGTGTGTGCTTTCAGCATGGATGACATTGAGAAAGTATTCAAAGGAAGATTTAAAGAACAAAAGACACCAGACTCTGTTTGGACAGCTGTACCCGAAGACAAAGTACCAAAGCCAAG ACCTGGTTGCTGTGCAAAACATGGTCTAGCAGAGGCTTACAAAACCTCCATTGATTTCCCGGATGAAACCTTATCCTTCATCAAATCCCATCCATTGATGGATTCTGCAGTTCCATCAGTCATCGAGGAGCCCTGGTTCACAAAGACACGGGTCAG ATATAGGTTGACTGCAGTTGCTGTAGACCATTCCGCTGGACCCTACCAAAACTACACAGTCATATTTGTTGGCTCTGAAGCAGGAGTGGTACTTAAGATCTTGGCAAAGACCAGATCTTTTTCTTTGAATGACAGCGTATTACTGGAAGAGATTGATGCTTATAATCATGCAAA GTGTAATGCAGAGAGTGAAGAAGACAGAAAAGTCATTTCCCTTCAGTTGGATAAAGAACACCATGCTATATTTGTGGCATTCTCCAGTTGTGTTATTAGAATTCCCCTCAGTCGCTGTGAGCATCATGGATCATGTAAAAA GTCTTGTATTGCTTCACGAGACCCCTACTGTGGCTGGCTAGACCAGGGGGCATGCGGAAGAGTGAAACCTGGCATGTT GTTCTCTTTGTTTGTTTCATACAACCACAGCACTGGAGGATATGAGCAAGATGTAGAATACGGCAATACAGGACAGCTTGGGGACTGCCATG AAATTTTGCCTACTACAACTACACCAGATTACAAAATATTTGGCGACCCAACATCTg ACATGGAGTTATCCTCAGCTTCTATTACCACAATGGCAAGTATCCCAGTTATATCACCTAAAGTGATTGGTTCCTGGAAACCTAAAGTGACTGGCTCTCGGAAATTTGTAGTTCAAGATGACCCAAACACTTCTGATTATTCTGATCCATTATCAGGTGTCCCAAAGG GTGTAAGGTGGGAAGTACAGTCAGGAGATTCCAACCAAATGGTACACATGAACGTCCTGATCACTTGTGTCTTTGCTGCTTTTGTCCTGGGAGCCTTCCTTGCAGGAGTGGCAGTTTACTGTTACCGAGATATATTTGTACGGAAATCCAGAAAAATACACAAAGATGCAGAATCAGCTCAGTCCTGTACAGACTCCAGTGGAAGTTTTGCTAAACTGAATGGGTTATTTGATAGTCCTGTCAAGGAATATCAGCAAAACATTGACTCGCCTAAACTGTACACAAATCTGTTGAGTAGCAGAAAAGAACTGCCACCGAATGGTGATACAAAATCCATGATAATGGATCCCAGAGGCCAGCCTCCAGAATTAGCTGCACTTCCTACTCCAGAATCCACCCCGGTACTGCAGCAAAAGACACTGCAGGTGATGAAGAGTCAGTCAGACAAGGCACATAGCAACCTCAATGCTTCAAGAAAAGAAACCCCTCTAAAAAGCCCTCAATTTTTTCCTTCTagtcccccaccccattctccattAAGTCATGGACATATTCCCAGTGCTATTGTTCTTCCCAATGCTACCCATGACTACAACACATCTTTCTCAAATTCTAACGCACATAAAGCAGACAAAAAGATGCAAAATATTGATCACCCACTTACAAAACCGTCAAGCAAAAGAGACCACAGGCGATCTGTTGATTCCAGGAATACCCTGAACGATTTTCTGAAACATTTAAACGAAACTCCTAATAATCCCAAATCAATTATGGGAGACATTCAAGTGGCTCACCAGACTTTAATGCTGGATCCAATGGGAAATATGTCTGAGATTCCACCTAAAGTTCCTAACAGGGAGGCATCTTTATACTCCCCTCCATCTACGCTTCCAAGAAATAGTCCAACAAAACGGGTGGACGTCCCTACTACCCCAGCAGTACCAATGACTTCTTTAGACAGACAAAGGGGCTATCACAAAAATTCTTCACAGAGGCATTCAATATCTGCCCTTCCTAAAAACTTAAACTCACCAAATGGTGTTTTGTTATCCAGACAGCCTAGTATTACCCGTGGGGGATACATGCCTCCTGCTACAggcacaaagatggactacatgCAAGGAACACCTGTCAGCGTTCACCTACAGCCTTCTTTATCCAGACAAAGCAGTTACACAAGCAATGGAACCCTTCCTCGTACAGGGATAAAGAGGACACCATCCATAAAACCTGACGTGCCACCAAAACCCTCATTCGTTCCTCAAACAACTTCAGTCAGACCACTGAACAAATACAGCTACTAG
- the SEMA6D gene encoding semaphorin-6D isoform X3, producing MRLLLLCACLMLLTVSRCLAVSFPEDADPINVVDYHYSRQYPVFKGRPSGNESQHRLDFQLMLKIRDTLYIAGRDQVYTVNLNEVPKAEVTPSKKLTWRSRQQDRENCAMKGKHKDECHNFIKVFVPRNDEMVFVCGTNAFNPMCRYYWLNTLEYDGEEISGLARCPFDARQTNVALFADGKLYSATVADFLASDAVIYRSMGDGSALRTIKYDSKWIKEPHFLHAIEYGNYVYFFFREIAVEHNNLGKAVYSRVARICKNDMGGSQRVLEKHWTSFLKARLNCSVPGDSFFYFDVLQSITDIIEINGVPTVVGVFTTQLNSIPGSAVCAFSMDDIEKVFKGRFKEQKTPDSVWTAVPEDKVPKPRPGCCAKHGLAEAYKTSIDFPDETLSFIKSHPLMDSAVPSVIEEPWFTKTRVRYRLTAVAVDHSAGPYQNYTVIFVGSEAGVVLKILAKTRSFSLNDSVLLEEIDAYNHAKCNAESEEDRKVISLQLDKEHHAIFVAFSSCVIRIPLSRCEHHGSCKKSCIASRDPYCGWLDQGACGRVKPGMLFSLFVSYNHSTGGYEQDVEYGNTGQLGDCHDMELSSASITTMASIPVISPKVIGSWKPKVTGSRKFVVQDDPNTSDYSDPLSGVPKGVRWEVQSGDSNQMVHMNVLITCVFAAFVLGAFLAGVAVYCYRDIFVRKSRKIHKDAESAQSCTDSSGSFAKLNGLFDSPVKEYQQNIDSPKLYTNLLSSRKELPPNGDTKSMIMDPRGQPPELAALPTPESTPVLQQKTLQVMKSQSDKAHSNLNASRKETPLKSPQFFPSSPPPHSPLSHGHIPSAIVLPNATHDYNTSFSNSNAHKADKKMQNIDHPLTKPSSKRDHRRSVDSRNTLNDFLKHLNETPNNPKSIMGDIQVAHQTLMLDPMGNMSEIPPKVPNREASLYSPPSTLPRNSPTKRVDVPTTPAVPMTSLDRQRGYHKNSSQRHSISALPKNLNSPNGVLLSRQPSITRGGYMPPATGTKMDYMQGTPVSVHLQPSLSRQSSYTSNGTLPRTGIKRTPSIKPDVPPKPSFVPQTTSVRPLNKYSY from the exons ATGAGGCTGCTTCTGCTTTGTGCTTGTCTGATGCTATTGACTGTGTCCCGGTGCCTAGCTGTCAGCTTTCCTGAAGACGCTGACCCTATTAATGTTGTTGACTACCATT ATTCAAGGCAATATCCAGTATTTAAAGGACGCCCTTCAGGCAATGAATCTCAACACAGGCTGGACTTTCAACTGATGTTGAAAATTCGAGACACACTTTATATCGCTGGCAG GGATCAAGTTTATACAGTAAACTTAAATGAAGTTCCCAAGGCAGAAGTTACTCCAAGCAAA aaattaaccTGGAGATCGAGACAGCAGGACAGAGAGAACTGTGCCATGAAAGGCAAACACAAA GATGAATGCCATAACTTTATTAAAGTCTTTGTTCCCAGAAATGATGAGATGGTTTTTGTCTGTGGTACAAATGCATTTAACCCCATGTGCAGATACTACTGG CTGAATACCTTAGAGTATGACGGAGAGGAAATTAGCGGATTGGCAAGATGCCCATTTGATGCCAGACAAACCAACGTTGCCCTCTTTGCTG ATGGGAAATTGTATTCAGCAACAGTAGCAGATTTTCTAGCAAGCGATGCTGTTATTTACCGCAGCATGGGAGATGGATCTGCCCTAAGAACAATAAAATACGATTCCAAATGGATAAAag AACCACATTTCCTCCATGCCATAGAATATGGCAACTATGTTTATTTCTTCTTTCGAGAAATTGCTGTAGAGCACAATAATTTAGGCAAG GCTGTGTATTCCCGTGTGGCACGCATATGCAAAAATGACATGGGTGGCTCCCAAAGAGTGCTGGAAAAACACTGGACTTCATTCCTAAAAGCTCGGCTCAACTGTTCTGTTCCCGGGGATTCATTTTTCTACTTTGATGTTCTGCAGTCGATCACAGACATAATAGAAATCAATGGAGTCCCTACTGTTGTCGGTGTATTCACCACACAGCTTAACAG CATCCCTGGTTCAGCAGTGTGTGCTTTCAGCATGGATGACATTGAGAAAGTATTCAAAGGAAGATTTAAAGAACAAAAGACACCAGACTCTGTTTGGACAGCTGTACCCGAAGACAAAGTACCAAAGCCAAG ACCTGGTTGCTGTGCAAAACATGGTCTAGCAGAGGCTTACAAAACCTCCATTGATTTCCCGGATGAAACCTTATCCTTCATCAAATCCCATCCATTGATGGATTCTGCAGTTCCATCAGTCATCGAGGAGCCCTGGTTCACAAAGACACGGGTCAG ATATAGGTTGACTGCAGTTGCTGTAGACCATTCCGCTGGACCCTACCAAAACTACACAGTCATATTTGTTGGCTCTGAAGCAGGAGTGGTACTTAAGATCTTGGCAAAGACCAGATCTTTTTCTTTGAATGACAGCGTATTACTGGAAGAGATTGATGCTTATAATCATGCAAA GTGTAATGCAGAGAGTGAAGAAGACAGAAAAGTCATTTCCCTTCAGTTGGATAAAGAACACCATGCTATATTTGTGGCATTCTCCAGTTGTGTTATTAGAATTCCCCTCAGTCGCTGTGAGCATCATGGATCATGTAAAAA GTCTTGTATTGCTTCACGAGACCCCTACTGTGGCTGGCTAGACCAGGGGGCATGCGGAAGAGTGAAACCTGGCATGTT GTTCTCTTTGTTTGTTTCATACAACCACAGCACTGGAGGATATGAGCAAGATGTAGAATACGGCAATACAGGACAGCTTGGGGACTGCCATG ACATGGAGTTATCCTCAGCTTCTATTACCACAATGGCAAGTATCCCAGTTATATCACCTAAAGTGATTGGTTCCTGGAAACCTAAAGTGACTGGCTCTCGGAAATTTGTAGTTCAAGATGACCCAAACACTTCTGATTATTCTGATCCATTATCAGGTGTCCCAAAGG GTGTAAGGTGGGAAGTACAGTCAGGAGATTCCAACCAAATGGTACACATGAACGTCCTGATCACTTGTGTCTTTGCTGCTTTTGTCCTGGGAGCCTTCCTTGCAGGAGTGGCAGTTTACTGTTACCGAGATATATTTGTACGGAAATCCAGAAAAATACACAAAGATGCAGAATCAGCTCAGTCCTGTACAGACTCCAGTGGAAGTTTTGCTAAACTGAATGGGTTATTTGATAGTCCTGTCAAGGAATATCAGCAAAACATTGACTCGCCTAAACTGTACACAAATCTGTTGAGTAGCAGAAAAGAACTGCCACCGAATGGTGATACAAAATCCATGATAATGGATCCCAGAGGCCAGCCTCCAGAATTAGCTGCACTTCCTACTCCAGAATCCACCCCGGTACTGCAGCAAAAGACACTGCAGGTGATGAAGAGTCAGTCAGACAAGGCACATAGCAACCTCAATGCTTCAAGAAAAGAAACCCCTCTAAAAAGCCCTCAATTTTTTCCTTCTagtcccccaccccattctccattAAGTCATGGACATATTCCCAGTGCTATTGTTCTTCCCAATGCTACCCATGACTACAACACATCTTTCTCAAATTCTAACGCACATAAAGCAGACAAAAAGATGCAAAATATTGATCACCCACTTACAAAACCGTCAAGCAAAAGAGACCACAGGCGATCTGTTGATTCCAGGAATACCCTGAACGATTTTCTGAAACATTTAAACGAAACTCCTAATAATCCCAAATCAATTATGGGAGACATTCAAGTGGCTCACCAGACTTTAATGCTGGATCCAATGGGAAATATGTCTGAGATTCCACCTAAAGTTCCTAACAGGGAGGCATCTTTATACTCCCCTCCATCTACGCTTCCAAGAAATAGTCCAACAAAACGGGTGGACGTCCCTACTACCCCAGCAGTACCAATGACTTCTTTAGACAGACAAAGGGGCTATCACAAAAATTCTTCACAGAGGCATTCAATATCTGCCCTTCCTAAAAACTTAAACTCACCAAATGGTGTTTTGTTATCCAGACAGCCTAGTATTACCCGTGGGGGATACATGCCTCCTGCTACAggcacaaagatggactacatgCAAGGAACACCTGTCAGCGTTCACCTACAGCCTTCTTTATCCAGACAAAGCAGTTACACAAGCAATGGAACCCTTCCTCGTACAGGGATAAAGAGGACACCATCCATAAAACCTGACGTGCCACCAAAACCCTCATTCGTTCCTCAAACAACTTCAGTCAGACCACTGAACAAATACAGCTACTAG
- the SEMA6D gene encoding semaphorin-6D isoform X4 encodes MRLLLLCACLMLLTVSRCLAVSFPEDADPINVVDYHYSRQYPVFKGRPSGNESQHRLDFQLMLKIRDTLYIAGRDQVYTVNLNEVPKAEVTPSKKLTWRSRQQDRENCAMKGKHKDECHNFIKVFVPRNDEMVFVCGTNAFNPMCRYYWLNTLEYDGEEISGLARCPFDARQTNVALFADGKLYSATVADFLASDAVIYRSMGDGSALRTIKYDSKWIKEPHFLHAIEYGNYVYFFFREIAVEHNNLGKAVYSRVARICKNDMGGSQRVLEKHWTSFLKARLNCSVPGDSFFYFDVLQSITDIIEINGVPTVVGVFTTQLNSIPGSAVCAFSMDDIEKVFKGRFKEQKTPDSVWTAVPEDKVPKPRPGCCAKHGLAEAYKTSIDFPDETLSFIKSHPLMDSAVPSVIEEPWFTKTRVRYRLTAVAVDHSAGPYQNYTVIFVGSEAGVVLKILAKTRSFSLNDSVLLEEIDAYNHAKCNAESEEDRKVISLQLDKEHHAIFVAFSSCVIRIPLSRCEHHGSCKKSCIASRDPYCGWLDQGACGRVKPGMFTGGYEQDVEYGNTGQLGDCHDMELSSASITTMASIPVISPKVIGSWKPKVTGSRKFVVQDDPNTSDYSDPLSGVPKGVRWEVQSGDSNQMVHMNVLITCVFAAFVLGAFLAGVAVYCYRDIFVRKSRKIHKDAESAQSCTDSSGSFAKLNGLFDSPVKEYQQNIDSPKLYTNLLSSRKELPPNGDTKSMIMDPRGQPPELAALPTPESTPVLQQKTLQVMKSQSDKAHSNLNASRKETPLKSPQFFPSSPPPHSPLSHGHIPSAIVLPNATHDYNTSFSNSNAHKADKKMQNIDHPLTKPSSKRDHRRSVDSRNTLNDFLKHLNETPNNPKSIMGDIQVAHQTLMLDPMGNMSEIPPKVPNREASLYSPPSTLPRNSPTKRVDVPTTPAVPMTSLDRQRGYHKNSSQRHSISALPKNLNSPNGVLLSRQPSITRGGYMPPATGTKMDYMQGTPVSVHLQPSLSRQSSYTSNGTLPRTGIKRTPSIKPDVPPKPSFVPQTTSVRPLNKYSY; translated from the exons ATGAGGCTGCTTCTGCTTTGTGCTTGTCTGATGCTATTGACTGTGTCCCGGTGCCTAGCTGTCAGCTTTCCTGAAGACGCTGACCCTATTAATGTTGTTGACTACCATT ATTCAAGGCAATATCCAGTATTTAAAGGACGCCCTTCAGGCAATGAATCTCAACACAGGCTGGACTTTCAACTGATGTTGAAAATTCGAGACACACTTTATATCGCTGGCAG GGATCAAGTTTATACAGTAAACTTAAATGAAGTTCCCAAGGCAGAAGTTACTCCAAGCAAA aaattaaccTGGAGATCGAGACAGCAGGACAGAGAGAACTGTGCCATGAAAGGCAAACACAAA GATGAATGCCATAACTTTATTAAAGTCTTTGTTCCCAGAAATGATGAGATGGTTTTTGTCTGTGGTACAAATGCATTTAACCCCATGTGCAGATACTACTGG CTGAATACCTTAGAGTATGACGGAGAGGAAATTAGCGGATTGGCAAGATGCCCATTTGATGCCAGACAAACCAACGTTGCCCTCTTTGCTG ATGGGAAATTGTATTCAGCAACAGTAGCAGATTTTCTAGCAAGCGATGCTGTTATTTACCGCAGCATGGGAGATGGATCTGCCCTAAGAACAATAAAATACGATTCCAAATGGATAAAag AACCACATTTCCTCCATGCCATAGAATATGGCAACTATGTTTATTTCTTCTTTCGAGAAATTGCTGTAGAGCACAATAATTTAGGCAAG GCTGTGTATTCCCGTGTGGCACGCATATGCAAAAATGACATGGGTGGCTCCCAAAGAGTGCTGGAAAAACACTGGACTTCATTCCTAAAAGCTCGGCTCAACTGTTCTGTTCCCGGGGATTCATTTTTCTACTTTGATGTTCTGCAGTCGATCACAGACATAATAGAAATCAATGGAGTCCCTACTGTTGTCGGTGTATTCACCACACAGCTTAACAG CATCCCTGGTTCAGCAGTGTGTGCTTTCAGCATGGATGACATTGAGAAAGTATTCAAAGGAAGATTTAAAGAACAAAAGACACCAGACTCTGTTTGGACAGCTGTACCCGAAGACAAAGTACCAAAGCCAAG ACCTGGTTGCTGTGCAAAACATGGTCTAGCAGAGGCTTACAAAACCTCCATTGATTTCCCGGATGAAACCTTATCCTTCATCAAATCCCATCCATTGATGGATTCTGCAGTTCCATCAGTCATCGAGGAGCCCTGGTTCACAAAGACACGGGTCAG ATATAGGTTGACTGCAGTTGCTGTAGACCATTCCGCTGGACCCTACCAAAACTACACAGTCATATTTGTTGGCTCTGAAGCAGGAGTGGTACTTAAGATCTTGGCAAAGACCAGATCTTTTTCTTTGAATGACAGCGTATTACTGGAAGAGATTGATGCTTATAATCATGCAAA GTGTAATGCAGAGAGTGAAGAAGACAGAAAAGTCATTTCCCTTCAGTTGGATAAAGAACACCATGCTATATTTGTGGCATTCTCCAGTTGTGTTATTAGAATTCCCCTCAGTCGCTGTGAGCATCATGGATCATGTAAAAA GTCTTGTATTGCTTCACGAGACCCCTACTGTGGCTGGCTAGACCAGGGGGCATGCGGAAGAGTGAAACCTGGCATGTT CACTGGAGGATATGAGCAAGATGTAGAATACGGCAATACAGGACAGCTTGGGGACTGCCATG ACATGGAGTTATCCTCAGCTTCTATTACCACAATGGCAAGTATCCCAGTTATATCACCTAAAGTGATTGGTTCCTGGAAACCTAAAGTGACTGGCTCTCGGAAATTTGTAGTTCAAGATGACCCAAACACTTCTGATTATTCTGATCCATTATCAGGTGTCCCAAAGG GTGTAAGGTGGGAAGTACAGTCAGGAGATTCCAACCAAATGGTACACATGAACGTCCTGATCACTTGTGTCTTTGCTGCTTTTGTCCTGGGAGCCTTCCTTGCAGGAGTGGCAGTTTACTGTTACCGAGATATATTTGTACGGAAATCCAGAAAAATACACAAAGATGCAGAATCAGCTCAGTCCTGTACAGACTCCAGTGGAAGTTTTGCTAAACTGAATGGGTTATTTGATAGTCCTGTCAAGGAATATCAGCAAAACATTGACTCGCCTAAACTGTACACAAATCTGTTGAGTAGCAGAAAAGAACTGCCACCGAATGGTGATACAAAATCCATGATAATGGATCCCAGAGGCCAGCCTCCAGAATTAGCTGCACTTCCTACTCCAGAATCCACCCCGGTACTGCAGCAAAAGACACTGCAGGTGATGAAGAGTCAGTCAGACAAGGCACATAGCAACCTCAATGCTTCAAGAAAAGAAACCCCTCTAAAAAGCCCTCAATTTTTTCCTTCTagtcccccaccccattctccattAAGTCATGGACATATTCCCAGTGCTATTGTTCTTCCCAATGCTACCCATGACTACAACACATCTTTCTCAAATTCTAACGCACATAAAGCAGACAAAAAGATGCAAAATATTGATCACCCACTTACAAAACCGTCAAGCAAAAGAGACCACAGGCGATCTGTTGATTCCAGGAATACCCTGAACGATTTTCTGAAACATTTAAACGAAACTCCTAATAATCCCAAATCAATTATGGGAGACATTCAAGTGGCTCACCAGACTTTAATGCTGGATCCAATGGGAAATATGTCTGAGATTCCACCTAAAGTTCCTAACAGGGAGGCATCTTTATACTCCCCTCCATCTACGCTTCCAAGAAATAGTCCAACAAAACGGGTGGACGTCCCTACTACCCCAGCAGTACCAATGACTTCTTTAGACAGACAAAGGGGCTATCACAAAAATTCTTCACAGAGGCATTCAATATCTGCCCTTCCTAAAAACTTAAACTCACCAAATGGTGTTTTGTTATCCAGACAGCCTAGTATTACCCGTGGGGGATACATGCCTCCTGCTACAggcacaaagatggactacatgCAAGGAACACCTGTCAGCGTTCACCTACAGCCTTCTTTATCCAGACAAAGCAGTTACACAAGCAATGGAACCCTTCCTCGTACAGGGATAAAGAGGACACCATCCATAAAACCTGACGTGCCACCAAAACCCTCATTCGTTCCTCAAACAACTTCAGTCAGACCACTGAACAAATACAGCTACTAG